Sequence from the Cuniculiplasma divulgatum genome:
CATCAGTAAAATCCATCAAGAGAAGGGCGAGAAAGTCCCAGAAAATTGTGATGGGACGTGCAAAGGAATTCTCATACAGGGGGCTTTCGCTTGAGGAGCTGAAGGCACTCCCAATGGAGAAGTTAATGGAGGTTCTACCCGCAAGGGCAAGAAGGACACTCAAGAGGGAAAAGAACCATGATCAGGCCGTCCTCTATGAGAATCTCTCATCACCCGATGTAACACAATACAAAACACATGTCAGGGATGCAATAATCATCCCGTCTTTCTTCGGAAAGGTCGTAGAGGTCTACAATGGTAATTCATACGTAAAGTTCGAGATAAGACCGGAGATGCTGGGACATTACCTTGGAGAATTCGCAATGACAAGAAAGGAAGTCAAGCACTCAGGTCCAGGAGTAGGTGCTACAAGGTCTTCGAAATTCATGCCGCTGAAGTGATGTAAATGAAAGGATATGCAATAACAGAATTTCCAGAAAGATCCGCAATTGCCAGAGTCAGGGAAGCAGATATATCCCTCAAGGATGCCGTGAATATCGCGCATTTCCTCAGGGGAATGCCTCTTGACAGGGCAAAAAAGACTCTTGAGAGAGTAATTGCCAAACAGGAGCCGGTGCCCTATTTCAGGTACCTGGATTCCGTTTCACATCGGAAAGGATCGGGTCCAGGCAGGTATCCAGTAAAGGCGGCAAAATCATTCCTTGAACTAGTCACAAGTGTGGAATCAAATGCAGAATTCAAGAGCCTTGACACTGATTCAATAGTCATAAAGCACATAGCAGCATCCAAGGGCAGGATGATAAAGAAATTCACACCAAAGGCTTATGGACGAGCCGGTGCAAACTTCAAGGATCTAATAAATCTAGAAATACTGGTAGAGGAGGTCACAGAATGAAGGAGAGAAAATTTATACAGACGACTGTAAACAAGCTTCTGGTGACCGAATTCATCAGGAGAGAGACGGAAAGTGCGGGATTCGGTGGAATGGAGATGAAGAGGACGCCATTCGGCACGAACATCACTCTATACGTCAACAAGCCAGGCCTTGTTATCGGAAGGCGGGGAAGCAAGGTTCAGGAGATAACAGAGACACTCGAAAAGAAGTATAAGGTGGAATCTCCCCAGATCGAAGTGAAGGAAATCGACAACCCTGATCTCAACCCTCAGGTCGTTTCCAAGAAGATAGCCCTGTCCCTGGAAAAGGGATGGTCGTACAGAAAAGCCGGGAACACCTCACTGAGAAGAGTAATGGATAGCGGGGCAAGGGGCGTAATGATAAGGATAGGTGGCAAGATATCCGGTGAAAGAGCCAGATCTCAGAAGTTCACTTTCGGATCAATAAAGTATTCTGGTGAGCCTGCAAGGGCCGGTATGGACGTCGGGTTCTCAGCTGCAAAGATGAAGCTGGGTATCATTGGAATTTCTGTGAAGATGCTCAGGAAGGATTACAGGCTTCCAGATGATATTCACATAGAAATGAAGGCCGTTCCCAAGAAGGAAGTGGAGGTACAAGCAGATGGAAATAAGAGCGAAACAGCTAAGACAGATGAATAAAGAGGAAGTTGAGGAGAGACTCAATTCACTCAAGGAATCTCTCCTTAAGGAGAGGGCATCAGTTGCCATGGGCGGTGCTCCTACGAATCCTGGAAAAATCAGGTCATTGAGGAGGCAGATAGCCAGGATAAACACCGTCCTGGAATCGGAGGCTACCAGCGAATGAAGGACAAAAATTTCACAGGATTGCCAAAGGAACTGCAGCCATGGGAAGGGTTTACAAGAGACAACCAGACTTTGAAAATTTCCGTCGATAAAAGAAGATACGGGAAGTTCGTCACTATTGTGGACGGAATCGATCCTAAGTCAGAAAACATCCAGGAAATTGCCAAGGAACTTAAGAAAAAGGTTGCTTCTGGTGGCACAGTGAAGGATGGAAAGACCATTGAACTGCAGGGAGACCACAGGAACGCCGTGAAAAAATATCTTGAAGATATGGGATTTAAGATTGAGGTCGTGTAAATGATTAGCGATTATGTTTCAGATTTCATCGGTCTAAGGGTGAAGGTAGTGAAGCATTCAAACATTAACAATGTCGGCAAGTCCGGCACAGTGGTGAGAGAAAGCGCCAGAATGATCTCCATAAGCGAGGTCAAGAGGATCATCCAGATACCCAAGGCCACAGCTGAATTCAGCATGGAAAACGGCACCAGGGCATTCAACATCATTGGAGATGCTGTTGTGATGAGACCTGAAGAGCGTCTGAAAAACTACAGGAAAATAGCAAAGAATTTGCGAATCGGGAGAGGTGATAAACATTACTAACAATATTGGGCTTGATGTTGTTCCGCCAAAGGAAGAGTGTCATGACAGGAAGTGTCCTTTCCATGGGGAACTCAAGGTCAGAGGGCAGGTTATCACTGGAATAGTGGAATCTGCATCCATGATCAAGAGTGCAACAGTGGTTAAGGAATACAAGAGATACATAAAGAAGTTCGAGAGGAAGGAGACAAAATTCTCCAGATACCATGCGCATGTCCCGGACTGCATTAAGTTGCAGCCTGGAGACCAGGTGAAGATAGCAGAATGCAGGAAACTGGGAAAGACAATTTCCTTCGTAGTAGTTGAAAAGGTGAATCAATGAAGGGTATAGCAGGAAGACAGCACAGAGGATTGCCACTGGGTGCCGTGATGCCGTGCTCTGATAACAGTGGGGCAAAAATAATCAGCCTCATTGACGTGAAAGCCTACCATGGCGTGGCATCCAGAATACCGGCCGCAGGAGTGGGCGACATGTTCATAGCAAGCGTTAAGAAGGGAACTCCAGAAATGAGAAGCAAAGTTGTCTATGCGGTGGTCATACGGCAGAGAAGACCCTACAGAAGACCTGATGGGACCATGATACAGTTTGACGAAAATGCAGCTGTGCTTGTTACTCCGGAGGGAGAAGTGCGGGGTTCTGAGATAAAGGGACCTGTTGCCAGGGAAGCAGCAGAGAGATGGCCAAGGATAGCGGCCATCGCTTCCACAATAGTTTGAGGTGAAAAATGTTCAGCAAGATAAATGTGTCATTAAACTCAGAACTAAGGAAGCGCTATGGCCTCAGATCCTTTGCAGTATCAAAGGGGGATATAGTCAAGATCAAGTCAGGCTCAAGGAAAGGTGAAGGTGGCAAGGTCATAGGAATCGACCATGTCTCGGGCAGAATCTCAGTTGAGGGAATAACCATCGCAAAGGCAGATGGCAAACAGAAGGAATTCTACATGGATGCAAGCAACCTCATAATAACCAGGCTTGACCTTTCCCGGCAGGAAAGACTTTCCAGGATAAGGAAGATAGCTGAATTGAAGAAAATCTCCATAGTGGAACCAACACCTGAAGAGCTGGCGCCTCCTGAGGAGGAGAAAGCAGAGCCCGTTGAAGCAGAACAGGAGGGTTCAGAGGAGACCACACCTGCAGAAGCCCAAATTGAGGAGCAGGAAAGCGCAGATGAGCCTGCCAGTGACAATGATGAATCACCAGAAGATCTGGATGAGGAGGAAGATAAAGATGATCAATAAAACCAAGAGACTCATGGTATCACGATCCGTTAAGATAGCCAGGAAGGAACACTTCTGGGCTGCAACCCCCACAAGCGGAAGGCACAGCAAGGAGGATTCAGTGCCGCTGCTTATCGTGATGAGGGACTATCTTAAACACGGTGACAAGGAAAGAGAAATCACCAGAATGCTGAACAACGGCCTGGTGAAGGTGGATGGGAAGGTAGTGAAAAACAGGAGAACCGCGCTTGGGTTCCTGGATGTGATATCCATAGATTCCCTGAAGCTGTACTACAGGATACTGTTTGACAACAAGGGAAGGCTTATCGTACTCCCGGAAGACGAGAAGAACAGCACCCTTAAACCAAAGAAGGTAACAAACAAGATTACTGTCACCGGCGGGAAGACTCAACTGGTCTTCAATGACGGCGAGAA
This genomic interval carries:
- a CDS encoding translation initiation factor, with amino-acid sequence MKDKNFTGLPKELQPWEGFTRDNQTLKISVDKRRYGKFVTIVDGIDPKSENIQEIAKELKKKVASGGTVKDGKTIELQGDHRNAVKKYLEDMGFKIEVV
- the rpmC gene encoding 50S ribosomal protein L29, whose protein sequence is MNKEEVEERLNSLKESLLKERASVAMGGAPTNPGKIRSLRRQIARINTVLESEATSE
- a CDS encoding 50S ribosomal protein L14, encoding MKGIAGRQHRGLPLGAVMPCSDNSGAKIISLIDVKAYHGVASRIPAAGVGDMFIASVKKGTPEMRSKVVYAVVIRQRRPYRRPDGTMIQFDENAAVLVTPEGEVRGSEIKGPVAREAAERWPRIAAIASTIV
- a CDS encoding 30S ribosomal protein S19; the encoded protein is MAQNRQASVKSIKRRARKSQKIVMGRAKEFSYRGLSLEELKALPMEKLMEVLPARARRTLKREKNHDQAVLYENLSSPDVTQYKTHVRDAIIIPSFFGKVVEVYNGNSYVKFEIRPEMLGHYLGEFAMTRKEVKHSGPGVGATRSSKFMPLK
- a CDS encoding 30S ribosomal protein S4e, translating into MSLPVTMMNHQKIWMRRKIKMINKTKRLMVSRSVKIARKEHFWAATPTSGRHSKEDSVPLLIVMRDYLKHGDKEREITRMLNNGLVKVDGKVVKNRRTALGFLDVISIDSLKLYYRILFDNKGRLIVLPEDEKNSTLKPKKVTNKITVTGGKTQLVFNDGENLITEEKGISTGDVVLMKLPEKKIDQVLKMQPGNKAFLTGGEHVGSIGTIKKIEIKESSGKNLIHFEEGFTTVSDYAFVVGSPKYTFHLPGGEQ
- a CDS encoding ribonuclease P protein subunit; translation: MISDYVSDFIGLRVKVVKHSNINNVGKSGTVVRESARMISISEVKRIIQIPKATAEFSMENGTRAFNIIGDAVVMRPEERLKNYRKIAKNLRIGRGDKHY
- the rplX gene encoding 50S ribosomal protein L24, yielding MFSKINVSLNSELRKRYGLRSFAVSKGDIVKIKSGSRKGEGGKVIGIDHVSGRISVEGITIAKADGKQKEFYMDASNLIITRLDLSRQERLSRIRKIAELKKISIVEPTPEELAPPEEEKAEPVEAEQEGSEETTPAEAQIEEQESADEPASDNDESPEDLDEEEDKDDQ
- a CDS encoding 30S ribosomal protein S3; translated protein: MKERKFIQTTVNKLLVTEFIRRETESAGFGGMEMKRTPFGTNITLYVNKPGLVIGRRGSKVQEITETLEKKYKVESPQIEVKEIDNPDLNPQVVSKKIALSLEKGWSYRKAGNTSLRRVMDSGARGVMIRIGGKISGERARSQKFTFGSIKYSGEPARAGMDVGFSAAKMKLGIIGISVKMLRKDYRLPDDIHIEMKAVPKKEVEVQADGNKSETAKTDE
- a CDS encoding 50S ribosomal protein L22, whose translation is MKGYAITEFPERSAIARVREADISLKDAVNIAHFLRGMPLDRAKKTLERVIAKQEPVPYFRYLDSVSHRKGSGPGRYPVKAAKSFLELVTSVESNAEFKSLDTDSIVIKHIAASKGRMIKKFTPKAYGRAGANFKDLINLEILVEEVTE
- a CDS encoding 30S ribosomal protein S17; translated protein: MINITNNIGLDVVPPKEECHDRKCPFHGELKVRGQVITGIVESASMIKSATVVKEYKRYIKKFERKETKFSRYHAHVPDCIKLQPGDQVKIAECRKLGKTISFVVVEKVNQ